The DNA region TCTTGCCCAGCGAGGGCATCGTAGCTAAAACCTATCTCAGTCCGATGCTCACGCCGGAGTTCTTAGCCAACAACCTGATCTCCGCTTCTGATTGGCACCCTTATCCCAAAGCAGCTGAGCGTGAATCATGGCAAGGCGTGCCGCAGGATGTTCGTGAAGCTATCGTAAAACATGGAGAAGCCATTCTGGGAACGCCGTGGCCGACTTTGCCCGCGACGCTCTTCCTCGAGTTCAAGGAAAACGGAAACAGAACGGACTACGAGCGACTCTTCTTTATGAGACGTCAGCGGCTCTCAGAGTTGGTGCTGGCTGAATGTATGGAAGGGAAGGGTCGCTTCCTGCACGAGATCGCAAATGGAGTGTGGCTGATATGTGAGGAGTCCTTCTGGGGACTTCCAGCACATCTTACCGCGCAGAAAGCAGGGGTTGGGCTGCCTGATGTCACAGAACCGATCATCGATCTCTTCGGCGCCGAAACCGCCGCCACTCTCGCTTGGACGCGATATCTGGTCGGACAGGGACTCGATAAAGTGTCTCCACTTATCAACAAGCGGATCCAGATGGAAGCGAATCGCCGGATTCTGGACCCTGGTCTTAGTCGGATAGACTTTGCCTGGATGGGATTGAGTGGTTCGAGACACCGACTCAACAACTGGACACCGTGGATCAACTCAAGTTGGCTGGAAACAAATCTGCTCCTTGAAATGGACCCGGCGCGACGTCTCGCGGCTACAAGTAAAATCTGCAGCAGTCTCGATCGTTTCCTGACCGATTATTCGGTGGACGGAGGTTGCGAAGAGGGACCAGGTTACTGGCAGGTTTCTTCGGGGTCGTATTTCGATTGCTGTAGTGCGTTAATGTCGGCTACCGGTGGCAAAAAGGATTTGTTGTCGAATCCTTTTGTGCGGCGGATGGGGCATTACATCGTGGATGTACATATAGCTGGTCACTATTATGTGAATTATGGCGACGCACATGCGAAGCTGGACCAATCCCCAGAACTTCTATATCGCTTCGGTACAGCAACAGGCGACCGTGCACTGAAGGCGTTTGGAGCATTCAACGCCGCTGAATCCGTAAGTCCAAACGGTCAGGGGCGCCTGGCGAGGGAAACCCCAAATGTTCTCACGGTCGCCAAAGCGCGAAATTCGCCGAAAGCAGACGCGTTGGGGAGGTCCGCCTGGTACCCGGCGCTCGGTCTTATGACGACACGCGAAAAAGTCGATAGCGACGAAGGTTTTTACCTGGCCGTACAGGCCGCCAGAAACAACCGCAGCCATGGGCACTGCGATTCCGGTAGCTTCATCATCTTTCATGATGGAACTCCTGTCTTCATCGATGTTGGCGTCGAAGCCTATACCGCAAAAACCTTCGGCCCGAACCGCTATAGCATTTGGACCATGCAGTCGGCATATCACAACCTGCCAGCCGTAAACGGCGTCATGCAACAAGGTGACGACGATCGATATCGCGCTTCCGACCTTCATTATGTTTGCGACGATGCGCAAACGGGCCTTTCCATGGATCTGGCAACTGCATATCCCGCTACGGCAGGAGTGCGACGTTGGCTTCGCAGTATCACTCTCGAACGAAACACGCAGCGGATTCGTCTTAGGGAGAATTTTCAACTGGAAGACGATAAACCCGTGACTCTCACGTTCATGACGCCAAGAAAGCCGACGATGAGTTCGCAAGGCTCAATCAGTCTTGGTATGCCCGACAAGCGAACTGCAGACGTTCATCTGATATTTGATTCGGCGCTGGTAAAACCCAGCATCGAAACGATTGCCCTAGTGGATGAAGGTTTGCAGAGGACGTGGGGCGCGGAAATCTATCGAATTCTCTTCACGACGGTGGCTCCCATAGAAAGAGGAAATTGGCTGTTTGAATTTCACGCATGAGGAACAGCCCATAACTAGCGGCCGGCCATAGGCAGATCGCCGAAGAAAGGACGCCTCCACATTACCTCTTTCGTCTATCCTCTCCAAACAGCCGCGCAACGGAAGGTCACCGCGTGCGGAATATCAGACCGGGACTGGTATGCCCGTCCTCACTTTATCAGCGGTAACGGGCTTCATTTATGATGGCTCACGTGTGAAGATGAGCAGTGCTCCCACTAAAGCAGATGCTCATTATTGGCTCAGTGAAGGTGACTTGCTCATCTCTCGCAGCAATACAAAACCGCTTGTTGGCCACGTCGCCATTTATGACGGCATACCAGAAAAGCTATCTGCTGCGATCTGATTATGAAGATGAAGGTTAATCCAGAAAAGGCCTTGAACCGATTCGTCTACTACTGGCTACGTTCGAGCGAAATGCGTGAATATATATCAGCTCTCGGGTACAAGGGGCCAATGCGACGCCCCACGCGGGGGCGACGCCCCGAACTTCTTCCACAGCCCCGCATGCTTGAGTTTCAATCCACGCCCCCCGCGTGGGGGCGACGGCACATGTCGTAAATAGCATCATGCGCTACAGATAGCTTGCCACAAATGCGATGCTGACTCCATCTGCTGACGTATCAACCATCCTTTCAAAAGCACTCAAGCGGATCTCCCTGTTACCGAGGCACTTAACTAATTCGCGGACGTCGCAGAGAATCTGTGCCCGCTTAGGGTTCGCGCGAATGAACGTGTTGGTGGAGGGTTCGAGTACCCGAACCCTCCACCAACACGCTGGTTTTCTCAACTTTGTGGCGCTATTCGAGAAAGAACCCTGCCTCTTCTTTAAACCGTTGATCGAGCTGCTCGAAGCTGAACCTGGGCTGAGCAACGAAGCCAAGAAGCCGGAGGAATGGGCGCGGCTGCTTCGCCGATATTTCGGAGAACGTTGGGATGACAGTAAGAAGCTCGGGTACGGAGCGACCACCAGATGCTTCCGTGTCCACGCTGAACTTCTCGCCACCCGTATCCTCGTCGAGAAAGTTCCGGATTCCGCAACTCAAGGTCGTGGGAACCTGTACCGGTTGCAGTTGAAAGGTGACGTGCTAGAAAAGCTCACACCGGCGGCCTAGCCTGCAGAGCCCCTTCAACGTTAACCGAGGACGATCTTAGGGCCTGGAGTCAGCAACGGATCCAGACCGGGCGGTCCCCCGTCGGGATGCAAGCGGAACATCTCGTCCTTTCCGTCTCTCCTGTCGATGCCAGAACTCATAAATTAAATGCCATAAGAGATCTCAGTGCGGCACGATTCCGTTCATCATGCTCCAAACACTGGCAGAGCTTTTCTGATTGGATGCCAGAATCTGCGCCAGTCTTCAAGAAAATCACCCTTAAGCTCTTCGCCCTCAAAGTAAAGACCACCACGAACTGGCTCTGCCAGACTTGGATGAAGACATACGAGCCAAATCGGGAAAAACGGATAATCGTAAGGCAAACACCTAAAGCGAAAGCTGATCTCATTCGGAATGTCGGCTCCGCTGGGATTGCTATAGCGGATGATCACACACCGGTCGTCTCCCCAATGGCCGATATCGTCGCTGACGGCCTCCCAACGATGCTCATCGTGACTAATATAGTCGAGCACCACGGCCAACTCCTCCAGGTCGACGACAAACCCTACACCGAGTACAAAAGAATCACTCATGATCCACTCCTCGTAAGACCCCGCCACCGATGACACGTGGATGCTCAGTGGTCGGGTGCCTCTCTACTTACAACCTCACTTGGTCGCACCGCTTTGTGGAGTCAGAAAGAAGAATTTTTCCCGAGCAAGGTTCTACATGTTGTTTGCTGGAACTTCTTAAGGAAATTCGAACCCATAAGCCCAATCCGGGGAACTCATCGGGTATTAGCCCTTGTGACGGGTGTGGAAACAATACGGGCTCAAGAAGTTATGCGGACGGAGTCGGGCAAGTGCACCGGTCTGTTGGCTCCCAAATCATCTGCTCCAGGACTACTAAGTCAAGTTGATCTGCGAGTGCTCGCTGACTTCTTTTCATTGCTCCATGAATGGGATACTCTGCAGTCGATCCAGGTACCTGTCGGGTCATCTTCCAGTGAGCGAGAACCAGCGTGATATCAGCCATAATTTATAGCCGTGTCAGCAGTAGAGAACAGCAGCAGGAGGGATTTTCCCTCGGAGCTCAGGCCAAATTGCTCCGCGAGCATGCCGACCGCAACGACATGACAATCCTCAAAGCATTCGAAGACGTTGAGACAGCGAAGACATCGGGCCGGAAGCAGTTTAGTGAGATGGTGAAGTGGCTGAAGCAGCACCCATCGTGCCGCACGCTTTTGGTCGAGAAGACGGACCGCCTGTATCGGAACTTTCGTGACGCCGTCACCCTAGAAGAACTGGATATCGAGATTCACCTCGTCAAAGAGGGACAGGTTCTGTCCAAGGACGCCAAGTCCAATACGAAGCTCATCCACGGCATTAATATGGTACTGGCTCGGAACTATTCGGAGAACCTCAAAGAAGAAGTGAAGAAGGGTATGCGGGAAAAAGCCTCTCAGGGCATCTATCCCGGCCACGCACCATTTGGATACCGAAACAACAAGGCCGATCGAACCATCGAGGTTGATCCAGTCGATTCACACATGGTCATCCGGCTCATGGAGCTCTATGCGGCCGGTGCTCATACATTGTCCACGCTATGCAAGGTGCTGAAAACGGAATTCGGCAAAACGATGAGTCGTGGCAACATCCACCTCATCTTGAAGAATAGGTTTTATATTGGATTCTTCGAATGGGCTGGAGAGACCTATCGCGGCACGCACCAGCTTTTCATCGATCCCAAGACCTTCCAGAGAGTGCAAGAGGTGCTCACCGGTCATAACCGCCCAAAGTACTCGAAGCAGGAGATTGCCTTTCGTGGACTAATGACATGCGCTCACGATGGTTGCATGCTGACCGGGGATGTCCAGAAGCAGAAGTACGTCTATTACCGCTGTACCGGCAATCGCGGGAAATGCGTTCTGCCGCGCTTCAAAGAAGAAGTTTTATCGCAGAGACTCGGAGAACCACTTCAAGGTTTACAGGTGCCGCCCGTGATCGTCGAGCAGATCGTTGCGACGTTGCGTGAGGACCAGAATCAGGCCGATAGCAGGCTGGAGAATGAGAGAGTACGTCTGACGTCCCGGCTCACGGCCATCCGAAATCGCATGGATGCCGCGTACATGGACAAGCTGGACGGCAAGATTCCCGAGGACTTCTGGGAACGCAAAATGACTGATTGGAGAACGGAAGAACAGCAGGTGAAACTTGCTCTCGACGGTCTCGCCAGCTCCGAAAACACCGACAGGGCACTAGATGCGCAAAGAGTGTTCGAACTCGCGAATAAGGCCTATTTGCTGTATGTTTCGCAGGATTCTGCGGAAAAAGCCAAACTGCTCAGAATGATGTGTTCGAACTTTTGTGTAGATGCCGTAAGTGCCACACCTACATACAGATACCCCTTCAATATGATCTTCGAAAGGGCTAAATTGGAAGAATGGTCGGGACGACTAGATTCGAACTAGCGACCTCACCCACCCCAAGGGTGCGCTCTACCAGGCTGAGCCACGTCCCGACTATGGTTGCGCGTCTGCCCAGGCGGGCGACGGCGGGGTATGTTGCAGAACTAAGTGTACACGAATGACGCTCTTTTCGCGCCATTCGGTTAGTGGGAGGGAGCGACGTATTCCTTCGGCAGCGAGCCGCCTTCGCCGAAAAAGAACTCGTTCATCTGTTCCACAAGGAACTCTTGTGCCTCGCGTGTCCAGGGCTGGAGACGATATTCATTCAACAGCATCTTCTGCCGTTCGACCCACTCTCCCCACGCCTTTTTCGAGACATTCTTATAAATCTTCTGGCCGAAGTCCGAGTCGAACGGAGCTTCGTCGAGGCCTTCCATTTCAGCCTTGTATTTGGTGCAAAAAACCATGTGCGCCATTTAGATTAAATCTCCTTGGAAGTCTCCATTTTACGCAGTTTTTTCCGCAGGGGACAGTCTGGCTGCTTTTGCGTTGAAGCAGCCGTTTTAACAACTACGCGGAACGTCATGCTGCCGGTCTGCCTGTTTGGCTAAAACCGCCATAATCCCGCTATCTCAACCGAGACCGGCGCTTTTTGGAGAGCAAGCCCATCAACCCGTTCAGGCCTTTTTCCGCTTTCCCTTGGACTTCTTATTTCGCACCCGCTCTTTGCTTTTGGGTTTACCGGAGCGGTTCGGACTGGAATGAGCGCTTTCCTTTTTTGAGGCCGCCTTACCTTTGGGCTTGCGTAGAGATCTGGACGCATTCGCTGTGTCCTCGTCCGAAGGCAGCAGTGCGAACTGAAGGCGCCTTTGCTGGCGGTCGATCCGGTCGAGCAACACGTGGACGCGCTGGCCCATCTTGAAGACGCGGCCATTACGCGTGCCTACAATCTGCCGATCGGTGTCGCGAAAAATGTAACGATCGTCCTGAAGAGTGGCAATCGGTACCAATCCTTCGATGAAGAGATTATCCAATTCCACGAAGAAGCCATACTTCGTGCAGGAGAGAACGATCGCATCGAAATCCTCGCCTACACGGTCCTCCATGAAGCGGATCTTCTTCCACTCGATCAGTTCGCGTTCGGCATCGTCGGCACGGCGCTCCGCCTGACTGGATTCGGTGGCGATCGCAGCTAATTCTGACGCTGGAATGGATTCTCTGGCATTCAGTTTCGTGGCTTCCTGCTTTTTGCCGGTGACTGATGCGCTCATCTCGCGCCAAGGTTGAGGATCGGTGCTTAGGATGGCTGCGCCTTCGGGGTTCGCACCGGATTGCAGAAGGTCCCGCAGTAAGCGATGAACGATCAGATCCGGATAGCGCCGGATGGGTGAGGTGAAGTGTGTATAGCTGGGAGAGGCAAGCGCGAAGTGGCCCACGTTCTGCTCGCTGTATCGGGCTTGCTTGAGAGATCGCAGCATAAGGTAAGCGAGGATGCGTTCCTCCGGCTTGCCTTCGATCTTCGCCGTCAGTCGCTGATACATCTGGGGAGTCACGGGAATCGACTCAGCAACCTCATGTGTCTTTGCGGTGCGGCCGACTCCGCGTGTCGCCCGCTTATCCGACTTCATCTGGACTCGTTTCACAGGCAAACTGCTGAACCCTAGCGAGTAGCCAAACTGGCTCGCCGTCTCTTCAAAGTCGACGATGCGCTTCGGGTCTGGCATCTCATGGATGCGGTAGATACCTGGCACGCCCTGCGCCTCGATCCAATGCGCGACGCACTCGTTGGCTGAGAGCATGAACTCCTCGATCAGGCGGTGCGACCAGCCCCGCTGCGAGTGGACAATGGCCTCCATGTTTCCATCGGGATCAAACCGAATCACGGGCTCCGGCAGGTCGAAATCAATCGAGCCTCGGCGATGACGCTTCGCATTCAGTTTCAGCGCAAGCTCGTGCATCTGCTCAAACTCAGGCACCAGTGCAGCGAACTCGGATCGAGTGGCCACGTCTCCATCGAGCACCGCCTGAACCTGCGTATACGTCATGCGCCGCGCGCTGCGGATGATGCCCTCACACAACTCGTAGCCAAGCACCTCGCCACGCGCGTCGATCTCCATCAGGCAGCTCAACACCAGCCGATCTTCATCCGGACGCAGACTGCACATTCCGCTCGAAAGCTGCGACGGCAGCATAGGAATCGCGCGGTCGGGAAAGTAGACTGACGTTCCGCGTAGCCGCGCCTCAAGATCGAGCGCCGTGCCCGGTCGGACATAGTGGCTCACGTCTGCGATATGAACCTGAAGCTGCCAGTTACCATTTGCCAGGGGTTCGACCAGCACAGCATCGTCGAAGTCCCGCGCCGTCTCTCCGTCGATGGTTACGATTGGCAGTCCGCGAAAATCCCTGCGCTGCTCCAGTTCATCCGCAGGCAGAGTCTCTACCGTCTGCGCCGCTGATGCCGCAGCCTCGTCCAGTACATTTGTCGGAAAGGTATACGGCAGATGATGCTTGCGAATGACGATCTCAACATCGACGCCAAATGCATCCGGCGGCCCCAGTACTTCAAGCACGCGTCCCCGCGCAGGCCGTCCCGGAGCGGGAAAATCCGTGACCTCAATATCCACCGCAAGCCCTTCGAGCGGCCAGTGCGGATCAAGCTCCTCCGACCAATGCTTCTGCTGCGCCTGCGCCTCTTCGCCCAACACGCGGTGCGGCGTCTGCTGCGGCGTCCCGGCAATCTCCGCACCCTCCGGAATAAGAATTGCCTGCGTCATCCGCTCATCCAGCGGCGTAACGTAGTTGCCGTTGACAAGCGGCGCATTCTCCCAAGAATTGGAGCGCCCTCGCGACCGCGCATAGTGAAAGATGCCGACCACCGTGGGATTACGCCGCGTCAGTATCCGCGCCACTCGGCCCGACCGCCTCCCATCGCGCCCCAGCGGAGCCTCGTCGACAAGAACCTCGTCTCCCTGCATGGCCCCGTTCAGCTCATTCGGAGGAATAAATAGATCATCTTCGCGGCTGGTGCTCTGGTTAGGCCGAACGAAACCATATCCATCGCGGTGCAGATCGATCTTCCCCGCCACCAGGCGATCGCGGGTCGCACGATGTTC from Edaphobacter paludis includes:
- a CDS encoding heparinase II/III family protein produces the protein MRSINRRQVVAGLTAGLGYSHLSSVFGLAPSKLRDYDILPSEGIVAKTYLSPMLTPEFLANNLISASDWHPYPKAAERESWQGVPQDVREAIVKHGEAILGTPWPTLPATLFLEFKENGNRTDYERLFFMRRQRLSELVLAECMEGKGRFLHEIANGVWLICEESFWGLPAHLTAQKAGVGLPDVTEPIIDLFGAETAATLAWTRYLVGQGLDKVSPLINKRIQMEANRRILDPGLSRIDFAWMGLSGSRHRLNNWTPWINSSWLETNLLLEMDPARRLAATSKICSSLDRFLTDYSVDGGCEEGPGYWQVSSGSYFDCCSALMSATGGKKDLLSNPFVRRMGHYIVDVHIAGHYYVNYGDAHAKLDQSPELLYRFGTATGDRALKAFGAFNAAESVSPNGQGRLARETPNVLTVAKARNSPKADALGRSAWYPALGLMTTREKVDSDEGFYLAVQAARNNRSHGHCDSGSFIIFHDGTPVFIDVGVEAYTAKTFGPNRYSIWTMQSAYHNLPAVNGVMQQGDDDRYRASDLHYVCDDAQTGLSMDLATAYPATAGVRRWLRSITLERNTQRIRLRENFQLEDDKPVTLTFMTPRKPTMSSQGSISLGMPDKRTADVHLIFDSALVKPSIETIALVDEGLQRTWGAEIYRILFTTVAPIERGNWLFEFHA
- a CDS encoding recombinase family protein, with protein sequence MISAIIYSRVSSREQQQEGFSLGAQAKLLREHADRNDMTILKAFEDVETAKTSGRKQFSEMVKWLKQHPSCRTLLVEKTDRLYRNFRDAVTLEELDIEIHLVKEGQVLSKDAKSNTKLIHGINMVLARNYSENLKEEVKKGMREKASQGIYPGHAPFGYRNNKADRTIEVDPVDSHMVIRLMELYAAGAHTLSTLCKVLKTEFGKTMSRGNIHLILKNRFYIGFFEWAGETYRGTHQLFIDPKTFQRVQEVLTGHNRPKYSKQEIAFRGLMTCAHDGCMLTGDVQKQKYVYYRCTGNRGKCVLPRFKEEVLSQRLGEPLQGLQVPPVIVEQIVATLREDQNQADSRLENERVRLTSRLTAIRNRMDAAYMDKLDGKIPEDFWERKMTDWRTEEQQVKLALDGLASSENTDRALDAQRVFELANKAYLLYVSQDSAEKAKLLRMMCSNFCVDAVSATPTYRYPFNMIFERAKLEEWSGRLDSN
- a CDS encoding oxidative damage protection protein, with protein sequence MAHMVFCTKYKAEMEGLDEAPFDSDFGQKIYKNVSKKAWGEWVERQKMLLNEYRLQPWTREAQEFLVEQMNEFFFGEGGSLPKEYVAPSH
- a CDS encoding VacB/RNase II family 3'-5' exoribonuclease produces the protein MPKTPYPRTDRELIRRIERSAGQRAGYKQLIRELGLGGGRERRLLLEQLARITARGELVKIDTEQWSLPAAAPEKTARAPRDVEQPVEHRATRDRLVAGKIDLHRDGYGFVRPNQSTSREDDLFIPPNELNGAMQGDEVLVDEAPLGRDGRRSGRVARILTRRNPTVVGIFHYARSRGRSNSWENAPLVNGNYVTPLDERMTQAILIPEGAEIAGTPQQTPHRVLGEEAQAQQKHWSEELDPHWPLEGLAVDIEVTDFPAPGRPARGRVLEVLGPPDAFGVDVEIVIRKHHLPYTFPTNVLDEAAASAAQTVETLPADELEQRRDFRGLPIVTIDGETARDFDDAVLVEPLANGNWQLQVHIADVSHYVRPGTALDLEARLRGTSVYFPDRAIPMLPSQLSSGMCSLRPDEDRLVLSCLMEIDARGEVLGYELCEGIIRSARRMTYTQVQAVLDGDVATRSEFAALVPEFEQMHELALKLNAKRHRRGSIDFDLPEPVIRFDPDGNMEAIVHSQRGWSHRLIEEFMLSANECVAHWIEAQGVPGIYRIHEMPDPKRIVDFEETASQFGYSLGFSSLPVKRVQMKSDKRATRGVGRTAKTHEVAESIPVTPQMYQRLTAKIEGKPEERILAYLMLRSLKQARYSEQNVGHFALASPSYTHFTSPIRRYPDLIVHRLLRDLLQSGANPEGAAILSTDPQPWREMSASVTGKKQEATKLNARESIPASELAAIATESSQAERRADDAERELIEWKKIRFMEDRVGEDFDAIVLSCTKYGFFVELDNLFIEGLVPIATLQDDRYIFRDTDRQIVGTRNGRVFKMGQRVHVLLDRIDRQQRRLQFALLPSDEDTANASRSLRKPKGKAASKKESAHSSPNRSGKPKSKERVRNKKSKGKRKKA